Part of the Streptomyces sp. f51 genome is shown below.
CGTCTACGCGGGAACACGGCGGGAGGCGGAGGAGTACGCCCGGGAGCTGTCGGCGCTCGGATTCGACAGCGCCGCCTATCACGCGGGGCTGGCGGCGGCCGAACGCTCCCGCACACACGATCGCTTCCGGGACGGCGAACTCGACGTGGTCGTCGCCACCTCCGCGTTCGGCATGGGCATCGACAAGCCGAACATCCGCTTCGTGCTGCACGCGTCGGTGCCCGGTTCCCTCGACACCTACTACCAGGAGATCGGCCGGGCGGGCCGCGACGGAGAACCCTCGACGGCGATCCTCGCCTACCGGCCCGAGGACCTCGGCGTGCAGCGGTTCCGGACGGGCACACCCCCCGACCCGGAGGTACTGGGCGGGCTGATCGACGCGGTGCGCGAGCACCCGGAACCGGTCACGGCGACCGCTCTGCGCGAACGGACCGGGCTGTCTCCGACCCCGCTGACGTCGATGCTGCACCTGCTGGAGGAGGCCGGAGCCGTGACGACGCGCAAGCGCGGTGCCATAGCGGCCGTGCCCGGGGCGCGGCGGGACGCCTGCGTCCGCGAGGCGGTGCGGATCGCCTCCGCCCGTGTCGATCTGGAGCGTTCCCGGGTGGAGATGATGCGGGCGTACGCCGAGACGAACGGCTGCCGCCGCAGGCACATGCTCGGATACTTCGGGGAGAGTTTGGCGGAAGGCGACTGCGCGGGCTGCGACACCTGCGCCCGTACGAAGGAGTTGAAGGAGGCCCCCCTGCGGACGGAGGACATCTTGTCCGGTACGGGTCCTGAGCCGCTCGGGCCCGTGGCATCTGAGGGCGCCTTCCCGCCCGGGACGCGGGTGGGACACAGGACGTGGGGCGAGGGCGAGGTGATGAGCGAGGAGGGGAACAGGATCACCGTCCTGTTCGAGAGCGTGGGCTACCGCACCCTGTCCCTCCCCGCCGTCCAGGCACGAGGCCTGCTGACACCGGTGCCACCGGCCTCGACGAGGCACTGACGCGCCTCTGTGCTGGGCGCCTGCTGATCAGTGGGCCACCGAGAGCGATCCGCTCGATGGCCGGTCCGGCCGCCGCCGGGTGACCGGGTCCGTCAGGAACAGACGTAGCTGAACGTCCCCTTCGCCTCGGGCGACGTGTGCTGATGCGCGACCCACAGGCGGGCCGTTCCCCGGAAGCCGCCGGGGCCGCGGACCGTCCAGCGCAGGTGCACGGTGACCCGGCGCTCGCCCCGGCGGGCCATGCGGACCAGCTCGCCGGAGTCGTGGCCGTCGCTGCGCAGCCAGCGGTACGTCACCGGGCCACCGCGGCCGTCGGTGGTCACGACGCCGACCAGATCGGCGGTCTGTCCGCAGTGCAACCGCCCGGCGGGCGCCCGGACTTCGACGGCGGTGACCGTCGGGGCGGGAGAGGGGCGCAGCAGCAGCCAGAGCAGGACGGCCGCGCCGGCCAGGAAAGCCGTCGTGGCGATCCAGGCCCGCCGTCTTCGACGGCGGGGGCAGCTGCCGGGCGGTACGGGTGCGGTACGCCACTGGGCGCGCAGGACGTCCTGGGCCTCCAGAGGGACGCCGGGACCGAAGCGCAGGAGGATCTCGCCGTCGTCCTCGTCTTCACCGGTCGGGGCCGGCGTCGTGGCCCCGACGGGTGTCGCTGCCAGGGGGCCGGCGGGTGTCGCCGAGGGCCCGGCGGGGGTGCGGTTGCGTTTGCCGAGGAGGGTGGCCTGGTCGTCCGGGGCGGCGGAGAGGGGCTGGCGCGGGGCCGAGCGGGTAGGGGAGCGGGTGCGGCTGGGCAGGGTGAGCTGCTCGTCCGGCACGGTGTGCCTGGACCTGTCCCCTTCCGGGACCACACCCCCGGCCCCGGCACCCCCGGCACCTCCAGCCTCAGTACCTCCGGCCCCAGCACCTTCGGACCCTGCGTCCCCAGACTCTGCGCCCCGGGCACCCGCGTCCCGGGCACCCGCACCCCCGGACTCTGAGCCCTTGGACTCCGTGCCCCCGGACCCTGCGGCTTCAAAGTCGGCAACGTCGGAACGGGCGAGGTCGGAACGGGCAGCTATGGAACCGGCGACATCGGAACCGAGGGCTCCACCTCCCTCTTCCCGAGGGAGCACGCGCAGGGCATCCACCCCCACCCCGTCCGCCGCCGTCGCCGCGGCCACCGCTGCACGCAGCTCCGTACGCCGTAGAAAACCCTCCGGGAGCGCCGCGCGCCCGGCGACCAGTGCCGCCCGGGCCG
Proteins encoded:
- a CDS encoding RecQ family ATP-dependent DNA helicase, which gives rise to MRAKVGYFKTRSLRRRLRRCAREVFGWERLRPSQLDAMTAVMEGRDTIVVMPTGAGKSAVYQVPGVLLKGPTVVVSPLIALQRDQVAHLARIEGSDASAVNSAQRPRDNEAVWERVREGRLDFLFVSPEQLAKDEVVEQIAAAGPALMVVDEAHCVSSWGYDFRPDYLSLCHVRERIGRPPLLALTASAAAPVRADIVERLGMRETHQVVAGFDRRNITLEVVRHRENAGKRRWVVERAAAEAKPGIVYAGTRREAEEYARELSALGFDSAAYHAGLAAAERSRTHDRFRDGELDVVVATSAFGMGIDKPNIRFVLHASVPGSLDTYYQEIGRAGRDGEPSTAILAYRPEDLGVQRFRTGTPPDPEVLGGLIDAVREHPEPVTATALRERTGLSPTPLTSMLHLLEEAGAVTTRKRGAIAAVPGARRDACVREAVRIASARVDLERSRVEMMRAYAETNGCRRRHMLGYFGESLAEGDCAGCDTCARTKELKEAPLRTEDILSGTGPEPLGPVASEGAFPPGTRVGHRTWGEGEVMSEEGNRITVLFESVGYRTLSLPAVQARGLLTPVPPASTRH